In one Neobacillus sp. CF12 genomic region, the following are encoded:
- a CDS encoding GntR family transcriptional regulator produces the protein MIQVKKSNPLYEQIYENIKESIIKGDFKSGERIVDGWIAEKLGVSRSPVREAFRKLEQDGLLVNQDGTTLVYKPNVEDLIDLFEVRAGLEGMAIFLATKKITDEELQELEESLVRVKKAIEERNTAEVIKLNTFFHGSIVKISGNSRLQEMMGKINNLILLYRNNFFAKYYGDDVFIEEHYDLFNALKSGNAEAASEKMRLHILNDLEQLKEKLKHHQEE, from the coding sequence ATGATTCAAGTGAAAAAATCAAATCCCTTATATGAGCAAATTTACGAGAATATCAAAGAATCCATCATAAAAGGTGATTTTAAATCTGGAGAAAGAATTGTGGATGGTTGGATTGCAGAAAAACTGGGTGTAAGCAGGAGTCCTGTTAGGGAGGCATTTCGTAAACTTGAACAAGATGGCCTCCTAGTGAATCAGGATGGCACAACTCTTGTATATAAACCAAATGTAGAAGATTTGATTGATCTCTTTGAGGTTCGAGCAGGATTGGAAGGAATGGCAATATTCCTGGCTACAAAAAAGATAACGGATGAAGAACTACAAGAGCTTGAGGAATCACTTGTACGCGTAAAAAAAGCAATAGAAGAAAGAAATACTGCGGAAGTTATTAAATTAAACACCTTTTTCCATGGTTCAATTGTAAAAATTAGCGGAAACAGCAGACTGCAAGAAATGATGGGGAAGATAAACAATTTAATCCTCCTTTATAGAAATAACTTTTTTGCAAAATATTATGGCGATGATGTTTTTATTGAGGAACATTATGATTTATTTAATGCGTTAAAGTCTGGAAATGCAGAGGCTGCTTCTGAAAAAATGAGACTGCATATCCTTAATGATTTGGAACAATTAAAAGAGAAGTTAAAACATCACCAAGAAGAATAA
- a CDS encoding isochorismatase family protein, with protein MTAIWEKYLDVRDLKNYSTSGFGKKYGIGKNPALIIVDVTYGFTGEKAEPIEESIKKYPASCGVASWESIKHIQRLLMAARDIGIPVYYTIIEGYKDSSNERVAVKGNLFSHPTLLEGEKGTWVVNELKPIPGEIVLSKKKPSAFFGTPLVTHLMADKVDSVIVTGCTTSGCIRSTVVDAFSYNYQVIVPEECVFDRSITSHAINLFDMQQKYADVVKTEDVIKELKLLSLVK; from the coding sequence ATGACGGCAATATGGGAAAAATATCTTGATGTACGAGATTTAAAAAACTATTCTACCAGTGGATTCGGAAAGAAATACGGTATCGGTAAAAATCCAGCGCTAATTATTGTCGATGTTACATATGGGTTCACTGGTGAAAAAGCGGAACCGATTGAAGAATCAATCAAAAAGTATCCTGCAAGCTGTGGTGTTGCAAGCTGGGAATCGATTAAACATATTCAACGTTTATTGATGGCTGCTCGGGATATAGGAATTCCTGTTTACTATACCATCATTGAAGGATATAAAGATTCTTCAAACGAACGGGTTGCTGTTAAGGGGAATCTGTTTTCCCATCCTACTTTACTAGAAGGGGAGAAAGGTACATGGGTAGTTAACGAACTTAAGCCTATTCCCGGTGAAATTGTCTTATCAAAAAAGAAACCAAGTGCTTTTTTTGGCACCCCACTGGTTACCCATTTAATGGCAGATAAAGTTGATAGTGTGATCGTAACAGGATGTACAACGAGCGGATGTATCCGAAGTACAGTTGTCGATGCATTTTCATATAACTACCAAGTGATTGTACCGGAGGAATGTGTATTTGATCGGAGTATTACCTCGCATGCTATTAATCTCTTTGATATGCAGCAGAAATATGCAGATGTGGTAAAAACAGAAGATGTAATTAAGGAGTTGAAATTACTTTCTCTAGTTAAATGA
- a CDS encoding aspartate/glutamate racemase family protein, which translates to MTKNYRIGLIVPSSNTTMETEIPAMLQSRKNQSETFTFHSSRMRMLHVTKEELAKMDLESDRCAVELSDARCDAIAYACLVAIMSQGSGYHCLSESRLTGIAKENGANVSVISSAGALVEGIRTLGAKKVAIITPYMKPLTKMVVDYIEESEIKVTDSISLEVADNLEVGRLNPLNLLEIVKDLDISQADAVVLSACVQMPSLPAIQKVEERIGLPVLSAGTATVYQILKSLNLKTKVPNAGRLLSGSF; encoded by the coding sequence GTGACGAAGAATTATCGAATCGGTCTCATCGTTCCAAGCTCAAATACAACCATGGAAACAGAAATACCTGCTATGTTGCAATCGAGAAAGAATCAAAGCGAAACATTTACCTTTCACTCAAGCAGAATGAGAATGTTGCATGTGACAAAGGAAGAGTTAGCCAAAATGGATTTAGAGAGTGATCGCTGCGCCGTAGAACTATCGGATGCTAGATGTGATGCGATTGCATATGCCTGTCTGGTAGCGATTATGTCTCAAGGATCTGGGTACCATTGCCTTTCAGAGTCCCGTCTCACTGGGATTGCGAAGGAAAATGGTGCAAATGTATCCGTTATTAGCAGTGCAGGTGCACTGGTTGAAGGTATACGAACCTTAGGGGCAAAAAAAGTAGCAATAATCACACCATATATGAAACCGCTTACGAAAATGGTTGTTGATTATATTGAAGAAAGCGAGATAAAGGTAACAGATTCTATTAGTTTAGAAGTAGCTGATAATTTAGAAGTGGGTAGGTTAAATCCTCTAAATCTACTAGAAATAGTGAAGGATCTAGATATTAGTCAAGCGGATGCGGTCGTTTTATCTGCATGTGTTCAAATGCCATCGTTGCCGGCCATTCAAAAAGTAGAAGAAAGAATAGGATTACCTGTCCTATCTGCAGGTACAGCAACAGTTTACCAAATCCTTAAGAGTTTAAATTTAAAAACAAAGGTACCAAATGCAGGAAGATTACTTTCCGGTTCTTTTTAA
- a CDS encoding NAD(P)/FAD-dependent oxidoreductase produces the protein MTEQYSKLFSPGKIGNLELKNRIVKAPQSTGLSNRDGTVSERLVRHYKELARGGTGLIIVEYTYIDNEASKSAYCQLGISDNEHIAGLSWLVSSIHDEGAKVGIQIEHCGRQKFLGTPPIKAPSRIPWPTLYEQSGVVPEELTIEEIKQIIEDFGDAAKRAQTAGFDLVEIHAAHGYLITNFLSPHTNKRTDLYGGTLENRMRFLVEVIKNVKAKVGDQFPITMRINGTDYEPDGITIDESVEVCKQAEKLGVLAFHVSGGDHHMMNYQVSPMTVPNGPNVWAAEEIKRSVSVPIIASGSINTPKFAEDILKEEKADFVSLGRPLLADPYFPLKAKDGRSEDIIPCIRCNDGCMERTFFNFRSIRCSVNPTMGREGELTITPSSTPKNIVVVGGGPAGMEAARVSALRGHKVTLVEKRKLGGALLTSRVSPFKADIHLLENYYAAQIEKLEIKVVHEEATLDSIRDGDFDAAVVAVGKVPNTLYMKGMESSKVVQAIDVLSQKAETGQNVVIIGGGMTGVETAIFLANQGKNVVIIDKASEIMSNELVTFKISYFEFLAKKNVVIYTSVEGKTVTKEAVTFVDKAGNEQSIPADTIIFATGYTANAELSSQLKNQEQLEIYQIGDGHRPGKIYDAVHEGYLTGLRI, from the coding sequence ATGACAGAACAATATTCTAAGTTATTTTCTCCAGGAAAAATTGGAAATCTTGAGTTGAAAAATCGAATCGTAAAAGCCCCACAATCGACAGGTCTTAGTAATCGTGACGGGACAGTTTCGGAAAGATTAGTAAGACACTACAAAGAACTGGCTCGTGGTGGTACAGGACTGATCATAGTTGAATATACGTACATCGATAATGAAGCCAGTAAATCTGCATACTGCCAGTTAGGTATTAGTGATAATGAACATATCGCGGGTTTATCTTGGCTTGTTTCTTCGATTCACGACGAAGGAGCAAAAGTAGGGATTCAAATTGAACATTGCGGAAGGCAAAAATTCCTAGGAACACCTCCAATAAAAGCACCTTCTAGAATTCCATGGCCAACACTTTATGAACAATCTGGGGTTGTGCCTGAAGAACTTACAATTGAAGAAATCAAACAAATCATTGAAGATTTCGGTGATGCAGCAAAAAGAGCTCAGACTGCTGGATTTGATTTAGTTGAAATACATGCCGCACACGGATATTTGATTACAAACTTTCTTTCCCCTCACACAAATAAGCGAACCGATTTATACGGTGGAACGCTAGAGAACAGAATGAGATTTTTAGTAGAAGTCATCAAAAACGTAAAAGCAAAAGTTGGTGATCAATTCCCTATTACAATGAGAATTAACGGGACTGATTATGAACCTGATGGCATTACAATTGATGAAAGCGTTGAGGTATGTAAACAGGCAGAAAAGTTAGGTGTTTTAGCTTTCCATGTTTCTGGCGGAGACCATCACATGATGAATTATCAAGTTAGCCCGATGACCGTACCGAATGGACCTAACGTCTGGGCAGCAGAAGAAATAAAACGCTCAGTATCTGTTCCCATTATTGCTTCAGGGTCGATTAACACCCCTAAGTTCGCTGAAGATATCCTCAAAGAAGAAAAAGCAGACTTTGTTTCTCTGGGCAGACCGTTACTAGCAGATCCCTACTTCCCTTTGAAAGCGAAAGATGGCAGGTCAGAAGATATTATTCCTTGTATTCGCTGTAACGATGGATGTATGGAAAGGACCTTCTTCAACTTTCGTTCCATTAGATGCTCAGTCAATCCAACTATGGGTAGAGAAGGGGAGTTAACCATCACTCCATCTAGTACTCCTAAGAATATTGTTGTTGTTGGGGGAGGGCCGGCTGGCATGGAAGCGGCAAGGGTTAGTGCGCTTCGTGGTCATAAGGTTACATTAGTGGAAAAAAGGAAACTTGGCGGGGCGTTGTTAACATCAAGGGTTTCACCATTTAAAGCAGACATTCATTTATTGGAAAACTATTATGCTGCTCAAATCGAAAAGTTGGAAATAAAAGTTGTCCATGAAGAAGCAACACTCGATTCGATTAGAGATGGTGACTTTGATGCTGCTGTTGTCGCTGTTGGGAAGGTTCCAAATACCCTCTATATGAAAGGGATGGAATCATCCAAAGTAGTTCAAGCAATCGATGTTTTGTCTCAAAAGGCCGAAACTGGACAAAACGTGGTGATTATTGGCGGGGGAATGACTGGTGTTGAAACGGCTATATTTCTTGCAAATCAGGGAAAAAACGTCGTGATTATTGATAAAGCCTCAGAAATCATGAGTAATGAATTGGTTACGTTTAAAATTTCATATTTTGAATTCCTAGCCAAAAAAAATGTTGTTATCTATACTTCTGTCGAAGGAAAAACAGTAACCAAAGAAGCGGTGACATTTGTGGATAAAGCAGGAAACGAACAAAGTATTCCTGCAGACACTATTATTTTTGCAACGGGTTACACAGCAAATGCAGAATTATCATCTCAATTGAAGAACCAAGAACAACTTGAAATCTATCAAATTGGAGATGGGCATCGTCCTGGGAAAATTTACGATGCAGTCCATGAAGGTTACTTAACAGGTTTGCGAATATAG
- a CDS encoding aromatic ring-hydroxylating dioxygenase subunit alpha — protein MCQGSSSPLSPRVKAILEEFQASLEQGISKLSVLNDEEIHQTELEKIFGKRWNFLAHESEIPNKNDYVLRSIGDDSFIVSRGSDGEIRVMLDICPHRGASICRAEKGSSSHFQCPYHGWTFKNNGDLVGTPSFKDAYSGLNRKEWGLTHAPRVEIFHGFVFATLDENAPDLKESLAGIGWYLDMIFSLQDEGMEVLGEPQRFVIKANWKIAAENFSGDDYHLLTLHKSTYDIGVMQIPLRENMKGYHIQAGNGHGVSFSIDLESKDPLFFYYPEEIVKTFNLDNLTDKQIELARGSRVCVGNIFPNISFLMLPLSPDPKTIPPTPLFTWRVWQPKGKDEIEVWNWFMMYKNTSEEFKRASYRAAMSTFGIAGTFELDDAIPWETITKNAKGTFARKKMNLNLQMGMEGMGVAKQVMDWPFPGIAYYPRYEEGNQRHLYRHYLEEMLSEE, from the coding sequence ATGTGTCAGGGATCAAGTTCACCGCTTTCTCCTAGAGTTAAAGCTATTCTTGAAGAATTTCAAGCAAGTCTAGAACAGGGAATATCAAAACTAAGCGTTCTAAATGATGAAGAGATTCATCAAACAGAACTAGAAAAAATATTCGGTAAAAGATGGAATTTTTTAGCGCATGAGTCCGAAATTCCCAACAAAAATGATTATGTGCTTCGGAGTATCGGTGATGATTCGTTTATTGTCAGCAGGGGAAGTGACGGGGAAATTCGTGTGATGTTAGATATTTGTCCACATCGTGGAGCAAGTATCTGTAGAGCAGAAAAAGGAAGTTCCTCGCATTTCCAATGTCCTTATCACGGCTGGACGTTTAAGAACAATGGTGATTTAGTAGGAACCCCTTCATTTAAGGATGCTTACAGTGGTCTGAACCGTAAGGAATGGGGACTAACACATGCACCACGGGTAGAAATCTTTCATGGGTTTGTCTTTGCGACTTTAGATGAAAATGCTCCAGACCTTAAGGAATCTTTAGCTGGTATCGGTTGGTATTTAGACATGATTTTTTCCCTTCAGGATGAAGGAATGGAGGTTCTAGGTGAGCCTCAACGATTTGTAATTAAAGCAAACTGGAAGATTGCCGCTGAGAATTTTTCCGGAGACGATTATCACTTATTGACACTCCATAAATCGACCTATGATATTGGGGTCATGCAAATTCCTCTTAGAGAAAACATGAAAGGATACCATATACAGGCTGGAAATGGACATGGGGTAAGTTTCTCGATTGACCTTGAAAGTAAGGATCCGCTTTTCTTCTATTATCCTGAAGAAATTGTCAAAACCTTTAATTTAGATAATCTTACCGATAAGCAAATTGAACTTGCTCGTGGTTCACGTGTATGTGTCGGGAATATTTTTCCGAATATTTCGTTTTTAATGCTGCCGTTAAGTCCTGACCCCAAAACGATTCCACCGACACCGTTATTTACTTGGAGAGTATGGCAGCCTAAAGGAAAGGATGAAATTGAAGTTTGGAACTGGTTTATGATGTATAAAAACACCTCAGAAGAATTTAAACGTGCTTCCTATAGGGCGGCAATGTCAACCTTTGGTATAGCGGGGACGTTTGAACTGGATGACGCAATACCTTGGGAAACAATAACCAAAAATGCAAAAGGAACATTTGCGAGGAAGAAAATGAACCTTAACCTTCAAATGGGGATGGAAGGGATGGGTGTGGCGAAACAAGTAATGGATTGGCCATTTCCAGGTATCGCCTATTATCCACGTTATGAGGAAGGAAACCAACGCCATTTATATCGACATTATTTAGAAGAAATGCTATCAGAAGAGTAA
- a CDS encoding aromatic-ring-hydroxylating dioxygenase subunit beta: MKVPFDFYQEGIEFFLNEAELIDDGRFRDWLELMTDDFTYRIPVRVTREKAAPSEFSDLASHMDETKNTMEIRILRAYSEYNWAEDPASRTRHFLTNFRAKMDQEVDNEIHFKTNFLLYRGKFDSPTFQFLSGERHDTIRRIDGEWKISKRLILLDHATIPMNNLAIFI, translated from the coding sequence ATGAAAGTTCCGTTTGATTTTTATCAAGAAGGAATAGAGTTTTTTCTTAATGAAGCTGAATTGATAGACGATGGCAGGTTTAGGGATTGGCTAGAACTGATGACCGATGACTTTACGTATCGCATTCCGGTTCGGGTTACCCGTGAAAAAGCAGCGCCTTCAGAATTCAGTGACTTGGCTAGTCATATGGACGAAACCAAAAACACGATGGAAATCCGCATACTTCGTGCCTATTCGGAATACAACTGGGCGGAAGATCCTGCATCAAGAACAAGGCATTTCTTAACGAATTTCAGAGCGAAAATGGACCAAGAAGTTGACAATGAGATTCATTTTAAAACTAACTTTTTATTATACAGAGGAAAATTTGATTCTCCAACCTTTCAGTTTTTAAGCGGAGAAAGACACGATACCATTCGGCGGATAGATGGGGAATGGAAAATTTCAAAAAGACTGATTTTACTTGATCATGCAACCATCCCAATGAATAATTTAGCGATTTTCATATAA